In Lysobacter firmicutimachus, one genomic interval encodes:
- a CDS encoding M4 family metallopeptidase: MNRNVSVLSFAVSLVLAAGAAGAAQRIDLHGVDVAKLNRQYQSATAKTGAIAKAPVRHAELIALDAQSSLAELNSSQDADGSRNYRYQQSYRGIPVFGEHVIVREDAQGNVRALFGRSVAGVAADLPSVQTKLDGAQALGLAKSATLGKRGASLRVGQQNSRKVIYLDDADRAHLAYAVDFFADAPKGGEPTRPFAIVDAVSGQVLKQWEGLNHAEIGTGPGGNQKIGQYEYGSGGRRFIDVTRSGSTYTFNTPNVKTINLNHGTSGSTAYSYTGPRNTVKPINGAYSPLNDAHFFGKVVFDTYQAYVGVSPLNFQLNLRVHYSNNYENAFWDGRTLTFGDGRTTFHPLVSLDVVAHEASHGFTEQQSGLIYSGQSGGINESFSDIAGEAAEFYHRGRNDFLVGADIFKVSGRALRYFANPPQDGRSIGHARDYRTGLDVHYSSGVFNKAFYLLANKPNWGTVKAFKAFAKANKDYWTPSTTFNQGGVGVRQAASDLGYSTADVIDAFAQVGVTAQ, translated from the coding sequence ATGAACCGCAACGTATCGGTCCTCAGCTTCGCCGTCTCCCTGGTCCTCGCCGCCGGCGCCGCCGGCGCCGCGCAACGCATCGACCTGCACGGCGTCGACGTGGCCAAACTCAACCGCCAGTACCAATCCGCCACGGCCAAAACCGGCGCCATCGCCAAGGCGCCGGTGCGCCACGCCGAACTGATCGCGCTCGACGCCCAATCCAGCCTGGCCGAGCTCAATAGCAGCCAGGACGCCGACGGCTCGCGCAACTATCGCTATCAGCAGAGCTATCGCGGCATTCCGGTGTTCGGCGAGCACGTGATCGTGCGCGAGGACGCCCAAGGCAACGTGCGCGCGCTGTTCGGCCGCTCGGTCGCCGGCGTCGCCGCCGACCTGCCCAGCGTGCAGACCAAGCTCGACGGCGCTCAGGCCCTGGGCCTGGCGAAGAGCGCGACCTTGGGTAAGCGTGGGGCGTCGCTGCGCGTCGGCCAGCAGAACAGCCGCAAGGTGATCTACCTCGACGATGCCGACCGCGCCCATCTGGCGTATGCGGTGGACTTCTTCGCCGACGCCCCCAAGGGCGGCGAGCCGACCCGGCCGTTCGCGATCGTCGACGCCGTCAGCGGCCAGGTGCTCAAGCAGTGGGAGGGCCTGAACCATGCCGAGATCGGCACCGGTCCCGGCGGCAACCAGAAGATCGGCCAGTACGAGTACGGCAGCGGCGGCCGCCGCTTCATCGACGTCACCCGCAGCGGCAGCACCTACACTTTCAACACGCCGAACGTCAAAACCATTAATCTCAACCACGGCACCAGCGGATCGACCGCGTACTCGTACACCGGTCCGCGCAACACGGTGAAGCCGATCAACGGCGCCTACTCGCCGCTCAACGACGCTCATTTCTTCGGCAAGGTGGTGTTCGACACCTACCAAGCCTATGTCGGGGTGTCGCCGCTGAACTTCCAGCTCAACCTGCGCGTGCACTACAGCAACAACTACGAGAACGCCTTCTGGGACGGCCGCACCCTGACCTTCGGCGACGGCCGCACCACCTTCCATCCGCTGGTCTCGCTCGACGTGGTCGCGCACGAGGCTTCGCACGGTTTCACCGAGCAGCAGTCGGGCCTGATCTATTCCGGCCAGTCCGGCGGCATCAACGAGTCGTTCTCCGACATCGCCGGCGAGGCAGCCGAGTTCTACCACCGCGGTCGCAACGACTTCCTGGTCGGCGCCGACATCTTCAAGGTCAGCGGCCGCGCCTTGCGCTACTTCGCCAACCCGCCGCAGGACGGGCGCTCGATCGGCCACGCCCGCGACTACCGCACCGGCCTGGACGTGCACTACTCCTCGGGCGTGTTCAACAAGGCGTTCTATCTGCTGGCGAACAAGCCGAACTGGGGCACGGTCAAGGCGTTCAAGGCCTTCGCCAAGGCCAACAAGGACTACTGGACCCCGAGCACGACCTTCAACCAGGGCGGGGTCGGCGTGCGCCAGGCCGCCAGCGATCTGGGCTATAGCACCGCCGACGTGATCGATGCCTTCGCCCAGGTCGGCGTGACCGCGCAGTAA